ATTCCGGGCGCTCCGCTTCCGGTAAATCGTCGTCCGTGAAGCGATGGTATTTTAAGTAGTGCGCAAGTTTTCCCGGCGTGCCGCCATCGTACAAATCGATTTCCGACTGGCCGTCGTGAAACGTCATCGCCACGGTATAAATCGCCAGCATGGTAAATAGCGACATCAACACCGGCCGATACCAGCGCGGGTGATCAAACGCGATGATAAACGTAACCAGGTACAGCGACAGCGGCACAACCCACAAAAACGGCATCACGGCCACGTCGGTGCATACGTGGTTGGTAATGGCCAGCAATGCGACCGAAGCGAATGCCGGCAGCACCAGCCACAACATCCGCCCCAACACCGTCGGCGAGGAGAAAGTTTCCGCTTTCGCCGCAGTCGACGGCGCAGCTTGATTGGGTAAATCCATCACCACAGGATTGGCGCTGTGCAAATCGGTTACGTTCGGATCGGTCGAAACACGATCCGCGCAGCGCAATGCCCACCCGATATAGATTGCCGCACAACCGCACAACGCCGCATATAAATAAAATCCGCACGACCAAAAAGTCGCCTGGTCATGCACTGCCCAAATCCGTTCGAAAAAAAACGGATAACTCAACAACGCCAACAGCGAGCCCACGTTCGATAGCGCATACAACCGGTACGGAATGCGGCCAGGGTACGCCCGGGCAAACCAGGCTTGAATTAACGGACCCGTCGACGATAACACGAAAAAAGGCAACCCCACGCTCACTGCCAGCAACACCAATATGTGCCGTACGGGTTCCAGGCTATCAGTCGGTTTCCACGCATCGCTGGGGACCACACGCAGGAACACCAACGCCAACACCATCAATACCAAGTGAACTAACGCCTGTTGCTTGGGTCGCAACCACATTTGGCTGAAATGCGCATAGGCGTAACCGCCGAACAACAGCGTTTGGAAAAACAACAAACACGTGGTCCACACGGCCGGCGTGCCACCGAACCAGGGCAATATATACTTGCTGACTAGCGGTTCAATTTGAAACAGCAAAAACGCGCTCACAAATATGGTGGCCGCAAAATTCACGGCAAGCCAAACGCTGCGCGTAGATCTGCTCATAACTAAAATGCTCGGCGAACAAAGGCGCTTACTAGGAGAAGTGCGTCAACAGGAAGGAATCTCGGCGGGCAATGAAACCACCAGAGAATAACGCGCCCCCGGACCGCAAGCAATTCGACCCGTTTCAATTTAAGCAGGACCGTTTGAGCTCTAAGCACACGCGGGTTTGGCCAACACGGCTTCCGGGGGATCGCCTTCTTTCAATAATCGTACCACAACCCATAACCGATCAACTGCTGGCTGTCTTGGAAAAATTGGCCGTAAATCGTCGGGCCAGTTTGGTAGAAGAAGCCCGTGCGAACCATCTGCCCACCGTGCATCGGCCGCCATTGCCAGCCAGTTTCGACGGTGAGCGGACCGCCCCAATTGTTTTCTTGTTTGAGATAGGCATTGATGTCGAAAAATGGCGCGCCGTGCCAGCCGCGAACGACCGGGTTGTATTCGATGCCAAACTGAATGGCCCAGGGCTTGCTGCCCCCCTCGGCGAAATAGGCCCATTCAAATTCGCTATAGATACGCAAATCGGGCGTGATGAAGTACCCGTGCCCCCAGACAATGGCATTGCGGCTGTAATTGATGCGCATGAACGTGGGGTGCTTCAGCTCATATTCATCGCCGATATGAGCGCTCGTGTGGTACCACGCAATTTTCATTTGATAATCGCCCCAGCCATACGTGACGGGAAAGCCGATGCGAAAATCGTAAGCATCCACGTCGCTATTTTGCGTTAAATCCTGACGGATGAAAGCCGCTCCTTCCACATCCGCCTGCCAGCCCTGCGGACGAAAATCGGCAGTGTCGCCGTAACGCAATAATCCCACGCGACCACCCACCGTGCCGTCCAGCTTCGTGTCCACGCCGGTGTCG
This genomic interval from Pirellulales bacterium contains the following:
- a CDS encoding DUF1207 domain-containing protein, which gives rise to MNRFRQTDFDQWCVFVALFTYGVIAVCGVSVAQGVEGDIPPPQPATFAGNIYGISPLPAVPRTAYDDQRQSVYILDGPAPMATSPSGASQAVYQPGQQFQLLDAPHSGASPVAYNTIEAPSLPPGAVVPEGYDHCDEPWSWQLMPDGLIWHSDLAGPKEPRIGGVLASDTGVDTKLDGTVGGRVGLLRYGDTADFRPQGWQADVEGAAFIRQDLTQNSDVDAYDFRIGFPVTYGWGDYQMKIAWYHTSAHIGDEYELKHPTFMRINYSRNAIVWGHGYFITPDLRIYSEFEWAYFAEGGSKPWAIQFGIEYNPVVRGWHGAPFFDINAYLKQENNWGGPLTVETGWQWRPMHGGQMVRTGFFYQTGPTIYGQFFQDSQQLIGYGLWYDY